The stretch of DNA TCCGCCGGCACCAAGGGCAGGTTCGCAGCATGCACGCATCCAGCAGATCCGCCAGCTGGCCACTGCGAGCACGCAGCCCCCGCCAAAGCCATACACAGCTCCGGATCTGAACAAGATCCACCGCCGCGTACAGGAACTCTCGTCGTCGGTACTCCAACCCGGACCCGGCACACTACCCGCCGAGGAACGAGTCCTGTATACATTGGAGCAGCTGGAATACCTGGCCAAGGTCGTCTTGGAGGAGCGAGGTGCCGATAGCAATCCACGAGCCCACGCaaaggagcagaaggagacGGCGACATCAGCACTGCTGGGCAGCGTCAACGCGAGATCATACCCTGCTGTTATCAGCAAGGCAAGCATCTTGAACGTGATCAGCGAGAGTGCCGAGCAGATAGCTCGCGATCCCAATGTCTTCGTGACACCCGCCATCCTCGAGGCATATGTACAGCTTCAGAGCTTGCTTCACCAGCCTTCGTCGTTTCCCGATATCTTCCACCTTTACAGCAACAAGCCGATTCCTAGCCTCAAAGGGAGCCAGGTCATCTACTCGCCCGCTTCGCCGGACCAGATAAAATCGGCTATCCCTTCGGACGTTGCCAAAGAGGCATTGGGCGCAGCCATCGAGGCACATCAACTGCCTCTGGCGATCGATATCATTTCCACTTCATATTGCACGCCATCCTTCAAGAAGGCGAAAACTTTCAAACAGGCTGCTATTCCAATGGCAGGCTTGGGAATTGCACCTATTGCGGCCTATACACTCTCGACGCAATTCTCCAATTTGCAGCAAACAATGGACACCGGGACAGCCACGGGGATTGCATTTGCAGGCATCATGACTTACGTCGGCGCTGTTGCCATGACAGGATATGTTGCTGTCACCACGTCCAATGACCAGATGGACCGCGTAACATGGGCGAGTGGAGTGCCATTGTGGGAGCGATGGgtgagagaagaagagagggcTGCAATTGATCGGCTGGCCGGCGCATGGGGGTTCAAAGATCTGGACAAGCgcggcgaagaggaaggtgaAGAGTGGGAGGCTCTGCGGGACTGGGTGGGCACCAGAGGCATGGTTCTCGACCGCGTGAGCTTGATGCCTGGAATGGAGTAAAACCAACATGGCCTGGCAAGTCAAATTGCAAGATCACACTCTCATGCATGAGAAGCTGTCCGCAAGAGGGACATAGGGGCCGTCGCGTGGCATTGCCAGGTCGCTGCTGAGGAGAACGGCATCGCTAGGACCAGCCGCCGAACAGGTACCTGCGACTGCTTGAAGACGCACGTCGCGAGATTTGCCGGACAGCTACGATCAAGGACTGGAGTTCGCAAGCA from Cercospora beticola chromosome 1, complete sequence encodes:
- a CDS encoding uncharacterized protein (antiSMASH:Cluster_6), which encodes MELRRIAREPIAAVLRPTAIIHPSRPIVQSSAVTPPIARRPLSHRSSPPAPRAGSQHARIQQIRQLATASTQPPPKPYTAPDLNKIHRRVQELSSSVLQPGPGTLPAEERVLYTLEQLEYLAKVVLEERGADSNPRAHAKEQKETATSALLGSVNARSYPAVISKASILNVISESAEQIARDPNVFVTPAILEAYVQLQSLLHQPSSFPDIFHLYSNKPIPSLKGSQVIYSPASPDQIKSAIPSDVAKEALGAAIEAHQLPLAIDIISTSYCTPSFKKAKTFKQAAIPMAGLGIAPIAAYTLSTQFSNLQQTMDTGTATGIAFAGIMTYVGAVAMTGYVAVTTSNDQMDRVTWASGVPLWERWVREEERAAIDRLAGAWGFKDLDKRGEEEGEEWEALRDWVGTRGMVLDRVSLMPGME